The Bacillota bacterium genome includes the window CCGCTAACCCCGTCGGCTTCGACTGGCGGCGGCTGCTGATCCGCATCCTGGCCACCGAGGCGCAGCGAGAGCGCATCGCCCGGCTCCTGCCGCCGCCCCACTCCAACCTGACGCAGGACCAACAGGGCTTCGTTTACACCACCACGGTCCACGCAGCCAAAGGGCAGATCAAGCGCTTCAACTCCATCGGTCGCAACACGTACCCGGTCAGGCAGTACGGGGTGCCGTGGTACCGGGAGTTTCAGCAGGTGCTGCCGCACTTCACGGATCTGGCGGTGGACCCCGAGGGCATCGTCACGGTGGTGGACGCGACGACCCTGTACGTGTTCCAGTACGACCAGGACGGCAACAACCTCATCGTCTTCGGCGGGCGCGGCGCACAGCAGGGCAAGTTCCTCTACCCGTCTGCCATCGCGGTGGACGCACGGGGCTACCTCTACATCGCCGATCGCGAGCAGGACGTTATCCAGGTCTTCCGGCCGACCGAGTTCATGCAGCTCGTGCACAAGGCATCGGCGCTCTATTACGACGGCCGCTACGAGCAAGCGGGGGAACCATGGCGCCAGGTGCTCCAGATTAACCGCAACTACCTCATCGCCCACCGGGGGCTCGGGAGGGCCCTGCTCAAGCAGGGGAAGCTGCGCGAGGCAATGCAGGAGTTCCGGTACGGCAAAGACCGTTCGGGTTACTCTCGGGCCTTCGGCGAACTGCGCTACCGGTGGATGCGGTCCCACTTCGGGCTGACCATGCTGGCCCTGGCCGCCGTCCTGCTGCTCGCGTGGCTTTTGCTGAAGCTGGCGCAGCGCATCATGCATTCGGCGCGCGCCCGCTACGGAGGGTACCTCTGATGGCAGGAACGGAGCAGGCCGCTGCCGCCGGGCGGATGGCGCGGGCCACGTGGCGCGCTGGGCAGCGCGCCCGCTGGTTTGCAGCCTGCCTGGGGCGGCTGGGTGCGGCCGTTATGGAGAGCGCACGCTTTGGCGTGTGGCTTCTGGCGGCGCCGCAGGAGACGTTCTACCACCTGAAGATGCGCGGCAGCGTGGGTGCGGCGCTGGTGGTGTTGATGCTGGCCCTGGCCGTCCGGACAGCCACCATCTTCACCACGGCGTTTCACTTCTCCACGGCGGAGCCCTGGGAGGTCAACTTTGCCGGGGAAGTGGTGCGGATTGTCGTCCCCTTCCTGAGCTGGGTCATCGCCAGCTACGGCGTGACGGCGATTCTCTACGGCGAGGGCACCTTCCGCCACATATGGATCGCGAGCGCTTACTGCCTGACGCCCTACGTTCTTTTCACGCTGGCCGTGTCGCTTTCGACCAATCTCCTGA containing:
- a CDS encoding YIP1 family protein → MAGTEQAAAAGRMARATWRAGQRARWFAACLGRLGAAVMESARFGVWLLAAPQETFYHLKMRGSVGAALVVLMLALAVRTATIFTTAFHFSTAEPWEVNFAGEVVRIVVPFLSWVIASYGVTAILYGEGTFRHIWIASAYCLTPYVLFTLAVSLSTNLLTLGERALVDTAMAVIYGWVAVLFLISVKVIHNYEWRQAIGISALTLVAMLALWAAGAMVYGLTDQLVHFAKEVTREVLIR